The genomic region ACGGTCATCACCTACGACGACCGCCTCGCGACGGTGGTGCTCTGGCTGGCCGGCGTGATGATGACTGTCCCCTCCATCGCGCTCTTCGGGCTCCTCATCCCGTACCTCGGCATCGGGAAGCCACCCGTCGTGTTCGCGCTCATCCTGTACACACAACTGCCCGTCGTCCGGAACACCTACGTCGGACTCTCGCGGGTCGACGAGGCCGCTGTCGAGGCCGGGACGGGACTGGGGATGACGCGCGTCCAGCGGCTCCGTCGCGTCCAGGTTCCGATGGCACTGCCGGTCATCATGGCGGGCGTTCGAAACGCCGTCGTGTTGCTCATCGGCATCGCCGCAATCGGGGCGTTCGTCGGGGCGGGTGGCCTCGGCGACCTCATCTTCGACGGCATCGATAGCGCGAACACCGCGAAGATCGTGGTCACGACGGCCGTGTTGTCCGGGTTCACGCTCGCGGTCGACTACGTGCTGGCCTCGATCGAACAGGTGCTCCGCCTCCGAAACGGCGAGGAGGTCGAACCGAAACTGGGGACGCGTGTCCTCAGCGGCGTGCTCGGGCGCGTCTCGGCCACCGGCGGCGCGAGCCGACCGGGCGCGTCCACGACAACCGAAGATAGCGTGCAATCATGATAGAATTCGATAACGTCACGAAGCAGTACGGCGACGGCACCGTCGCCATCGAGAACATCAGTTTCGAGGTGGAGGAAGGGACGACGACCGTGCTGGTCGGTCCCTCGGGCTGTGGCAAGACGACGACGATGAAGCTCGTCAACCGCCTCATCGACCCGACCGAGGGGACCGTCTACTTCGATGGAACCGACATCACCGAACTCGACGAGATCGAACTGCGGCGAGAGGTGGGCTACGTCATCCAGGAGATCGGCCTCTTCGACCACATGAGCGTCGCGGAGAACGTCGGGACCGTCCCAGACCTCAAGGGGTGGGACCAGGACCGCATCCGTGAGCGCGTCGTGGAACTGCTGGACCTGATGGACCTGCCGGCCGCGGAGTACGCGGACCAGTACCCGACCGAGCTCTCGGGCGGCCAGCGCCAGCGCGTCGGCGTCGCCCGGGCGCTCGCGGCCGACCCCGACGTGATGCTGATGGACGAGCCCTTCGGGGCGCTCGACCCCATCACGCGCGACGAACTCCAGGACGAGTTCCTGGAGATACAGGACGAACTCGACGTGACCATCCTGTTCGTCACCCACAGCATCGAGGAGGCGCTGAAGATGGGCGACCGCATCGCCATCTTCGACGTGGGCGAACTCGTCCAGTACGACACCCCCCAGAACATCCTGGAGAACCCGAAGAACGACTTCGTCCGGGACTTCATCGGCGAGGACCGCGAGCTGAAGAAGCTCCAGGTCACGCAGGTCCGGGACGTGATGACCGAGACGGAGCGCCGGCCGGTCCGCGACGGCGAGCCCGAACCCCTCTCGCCGACCGACAGCGCCCACGTCGCGCTCTCGCGACTCCTCGAACGGGACGACTCGTCGGTGCCGGTCGTCAGGGACGGGTCGGTCGTGGGCACCGTGTCCGAGTCCGACCTCCGGAACGTGGACGCGAAGGTGTCGCGGGGGGCACCCTGACCATGCTGTCGCCGGCACTCATCGGGAAGCTCCCCGAAGCGTACCGGTTCCTGATGGAGCGTCAGGACGAGTTCATCACGCTGCTCACCCAGCACGTCAAGCTCGTGTTGTTCTCGGAACTGCTCGCCATCTGTGTCGCCATCCCGCTCGGCATCGCGGCGACCCGGAACCCGCGGGCGAAGACGCTCATCCAGGGTGTCGGGAACACCGCCCAGACCATCCCGACGCTGGCGATCATCGCCCTGGTGTTCCCGCTCGTCGGCATCGGCTTCTGGCCGTCGGTCATCGGCCTGTTCACCTACGCGTTGTTGCCCATCCTCACCAACACCATCGCGGGCATCGAAGAGGTCGACGACAGCATCGTCGAGGCCGCCCGCGGGATGGGGATGACCGACTGGGAGATACTCCGGAAGATACAGCTCCCGAAGGCCGTCCCGGTCATCTTCGCAGGCATCCGGACCAGCTCGGTCATCAACGTCGGGACCGCCTACCTCGCGTTCTTCATCGCGGGCGGTGGCCTCGGCGTGTGGGTCGTCGGCGGCATCCGGCTGTACAACATGAACCA from Haloarchaeobius sp. HME9146 harbors:
- a CDS encoding ABC transporter permease, giving the protein MSATYAVAPDGEFATLTVAFLGDYLQFFLDNQAQLWELLMEHLAIVGRAMLIAVPLGVLLGTVITYDDRLATVVLWLAGVMMTVPSIALFGLLIPYLGIGKPPVVFALILYTQLPVVRNTYVGLSRVDEAAVEAGTGLGMTRVQRLRRVQVPMALPVIMAGVRNAVVLLIGIAAIGAFVGAGGLGDLIFDGIDSANTAKIVVTTAVLSGFTLAVDYVLASIEQVLRLRNGEEVEPKLGTRVLSGVLGRVSATGGASRPGASTTTEDSVQS
- a CDS encoding ABC transporter ATP-binding protein; the encoded protein is MIEFDNVTKQYGDGTVAIENISFEVEEGTTTVLVGPSGCGKTTTMKLVNRLIDPTEGTVYFDGTDITELDEIELRREVGYVIQEIGLFDHMSVAENVGTVPDLKGWDQDRIRERVVELLDLMDLPAAEYADQYPTELSGGQRQRVGVARALAADPDVMLMDEPFGALDPITRDELQDEFLEIQDELDVTILFVTHSIEEALKMGDRIAIFDVGELVQYDTPQNILENPKNDFVRDFIGEDRELKKLQVTQVRDVMTETERRPVRDGEPEPLSPTDSAHVALSRLLERDDSSVPVVRDGSVVGTVSESDLRNVDAKVSRGAP
- a CDS encoding ABC transporter permease — translated: MLSPALIGKLPEAYRFLMERQDEFITLLTQHVKLVLFSELLAICVAIPLGIAATRNPRAKTLIQGVGNTAQTIPTLAIIALVFPLVGIGFWPSVIGLFTYALLPILTNTIAGIEEVDDSIVEAARGMGMTDWEILRKIQLPKAVPVIFAGIRTSSVINVGTAYLAFFIAGGGLGVWVVGGIRLYNMNQALAGAIPGALLAITLDSMFALIERKLGGEAAQSQNLATG